The Arachis ipaensis cultivar K30076 chromosome B10, Araip1.1, whole genome shotgun sequence DNA window GAGGTTTCTGTATTACAACTTAGTTGTGCCAAGGCTAATTCCACTCCATCGAAAAAGCTAAAGCCAAAGCCATCACCAGCACAAGCTCTTGGCACCCCAGCCAAGAGAAAGTCTCTAGCTATGATGTCTCCTTCAAGCAGCATCAACAGGTCAATTTTATTAATCAATTTTCATGTTTAAATTTGAGGCTAAAACCTGTTTAATCAAACATAAGTGAATATAACAGAGAAAACAATGTCATAATTTCATGCCGTGTTATACATTTTTCTCGCTCTCTTTGTTCTGTTTCAATAATGGAGTTGGGAAGCATACTCCACTTCGTTGAGGATAAGACCATTCTCATCACTGGAGCCACTGGCTTCCTTGCCAAAAGTACATATATTATTCTCTCTTTTAATGTATAATTCATTCATATTATTAAATGTATTTATGTGTTTGGTTTTGTAACATAAAAATAGTTCTGGTGGAGAAGATACTGAGGGTTCAACCAAATGTTAAGAAGCTATTTCACAGTGACAAGGTTCTTTCTTGAAtaaatttctatttattttgtttatttttatattttcttttgtgaCTTGTGCAATTTTATCTTACATTTACAGATATTGCAGGGTCTTTTTCCTTATGAATTATGGAGAGTAAACACATGCACCTCATACTTTGTAGATAAAATGCATGAAATGTGGAGGAAAATTTGATCGTCAGGAAAGGATGATGGATCTTACCATTGAGATAGAAGGGGAGATGGCAACTCTGTTGGAATCTCATTTTGAGTTTATAGGCTTGTAgtattttttgttgtttagatttgtaacatgatttattacttttcaagagaaatttgtgtattaatattttgagtttaataaaatatctcattttgtagtaattaatttcagtatatttatattattcataacaataataattgttagcaaaaataattgagattctaaaaaaaaaagtagTTCATTGCTTCTAAGAAAatgagtataatataactaaaaaaagtcTTAAGATTTTAGCTGCAATAGTAATGGTCGGTAAAAGTGAATAttacaattttagaattatttttagtggcTATATAAATTACCAGTAAAATGAGTTTTGGCGGCAATAATAATGGCCGCTAAAAATGAATAACATTGCAATTTTAGAATTACTTTTGGTGGCTATATAAATTGCCAAGAAAATGGCCGCTAAAAATTATATACTTTTTGCGGCCATTAAAAAAGTCTTTACcggcaaatgttataattgccGCTAAAATCTTTTAGCGGCAAAGCATAAGACGGCTAATGTCTAATTGCTGGTAAATGTATTAGCAGTtatttttattgccgctaaaagcaaaataaatggcTGCTAAAAGTGagttttcttgtagtgtcattATAAAGAAAAATGTACACGGCAAACTTTATAGCAGATCATCAATCGGACCGTGCATAGCGCGGGTCTTCCCCTAATACATTAAGGGTTTATACAAATATTATACTTTTATAatagttttatacttttattaaatacaacaatttagattaaaaaaaaagaaaaagtatacgTAATCAATCAAGATGTAGCCAACAAGTAAAAacctaattttaaaataaaaaaatgtttttagaataaaaaaaacacaaaatcctTCCAACGATGCTTCCATTATctctttcaacaacaacaactctaTTCTCACCTTCGATGATGTTGCCTTCCACACCTACGATGTCTACCTTCTCGCTTCTGACGACATCGTGATTTCTGCCTCCTTCGACGCCACCGCCTTCTGTACCCACGACGTTTTCCTTCTCTTCTCCAACGACAACAACTCCCTTCCCTGCTCCTTTGATGACGACACCTTCCAACCCTTCAGCGTGTCACGTCTCTCTTCCAACGACGACGACACCGTGACCTTTGTTCCCCTCCCTGCTGCACATTGAGTTCCCCCTCCCTGCCGCGACTTCCCTTTTGCGTTGCTACTTGGACGCAGCATCCTTCCTCTGGAATTCTTCTCCACCGTCCACAAGACAAATCACACCTCACATGCCGCCACATCCTCTCCATATTCTCTTCACGACATTGTTTTCCTCTGCATCTCTTGATCGTCGAGACGCACGCGACTCTCCAGATAGCAAATCTCGTCGTGCCTCCGGATGCTCGACGTTGAACGCGTGTTGCCGCTAACCCTTGATGATGGATCTTGCAGCCATGCATGCTAGACCGGTTGCCGTGACGCCTCCACTGCGTGTTGTTGTTGGAGTCGCCGTCGTCTTGGATGTTTTTTGGTTTTGGACGATTCTTTTTACcagaatatttttgttttttatgttttGGATGTCTATTTTTGTTTAAGTTTTGGATTTTTTAATACTTTTAGatgttttttttagtttttagattttttaaaaaatatttttggatatttggttaataaatattttatgttcaaaatgttatttatttatttattttaactaacgtataattttatttctattgttatgttatcgttggctttttaagatattgttaagacttgttatgtcattgttgattatttaaattttgatgttgagacttgttatatgtatttaatttttttatttaaaaaaccgcaAATCTAAAtcgcttgtaatcggatcggatcggatcggatttccagaaaaatttcatccaatccaaaccgcaccgcacataaattaagcgttcggatcgaatgacttttttccttaaaaccgaaccaaaccgcaccgtgAACACCCCTATTTGGTTTTGTttaggttttgaatttttttaaaaNNNNNNNNNNNNNNNNNNNNNNNNNNNNNNNNNNNNNNNNNNNNNNNNNNNNNNNNNNNNNNNNNNNNNNNNNNNNNNNNNNNNNNNNNNNNNNNNNNNNNNNNNNNNNNNNNNNNNNNNNNNNNNNNNNNNNNNNNNNNNNNNNNNNNNNNNNNNNNNNNNNNNNNNNNNNNNNNNNNNNNNNNNNNNNNNNNNNNNNNNNNNNNNNNNNNNNNNNNNNNNNNNNNNNNNNNNNNNNNNNNNNNNNNNNNNNNNNNNNNNNNNNNNNNNNNNNNNNNNNNNNNNNNNNNNNNNNNNNNNNNNNNNNNNNNNNNNNNNNNNNNNNNNNNNNNNNNNNNNNNNNNNNNNNNNNNNNNNNNNNNNNNNNNNNNNNNNNNNNNNNNNNNNNNNNNNNNNNNNNNNNNNNNNNNNNNNNNNNNNNNNNNNNNNNNNNNNNNTAAAAGAAGGTTCTAGTTGGCTGCAGTTATTTATATCTTGTTGGTTATTTAGCAAAGATGTTAATAAAATATTGGAAAAACTATCATTTGTACTCATGAACTTTACGAATGATAACAAAAGTACCTTTATAAGACGAAAAGTGACTTTGTACCCTAAAAGGTTGGGTCCGTCTGTCAAAAGTATCCAGACGTCATTAACTCATTTGCTCCGTTGATTTAAAGGCCAATATGGCACATTAAGTGCTTACCTagatttgtatttgtattttttatttttttaaactgtTTCAGGTAGATATAGAAAAGGGAGAGAAAGAATTGAGAGTTCACTTCGTGCCATTCCATCTTCTTCCTCACCACATATTTGCAAGCCCTAGCAGAGAGAGACTTGAACCACCTATTGGGCTCCAACAAAACTAATAAGAAGGTTGAAGACGGCCACTCCAAAATCCACAATCATGGTTCAGTGGTGATCTTTCTGTTGCGTGGGTGTGTCGAGACGATTGGAAGACAGTCGTCACTCCCATAGTGAAAGGTAAGCCATCTTCCTATAGTTCTGATGCCCAATTTTTCATTTTAGTTTCCTTTCACGAACTCGTACACCATGAAATTGTTAACTAAAGTTAGGGTTTTTTCATTTCACTGATCGCATAGATTTTGTCACTGTGGGGGTTGTTTTTCAGTTTAGAAATTTTGGAAAAATAGTAGGTGTATTTTTATGGTTTGTTCATTTTTTGATGGTTTATACAGAGGAGACCTATGTACAGATAAGGCCCAATCAGATGCCAACCTGAATCCATTAGCCTTGGCTACTATACCTGAACCTAACAAGCAGAATTTTGAAGATCTTAAGAACAGACAACCACCACCAAACGTCACCTCTCAACCTCTAGAAACACCTTCCCAACTCCCTGAACCAAATGTGCAGGCTCCTACACAACCTGTATTTGAAGAATCTGCTACACAAAACACACTTCCAGCAAAATTTACTGGGAGAAGGGAAATCACTATCCACTGTTGTCTCCTGTGTATAGAAAACTTATTGGGAGACCTACCAAAAAGAGGGACACTCTTAGAGATGGCCCTCGAGAGAATCCTGATCTCCATAGGACAAAGAGGAAACATGGGCCCATTAAATATAAATATTGTCTGAAGGTAtaatgacgttaggattttttccagtaaagaattttataaaaacagtcgcgttgtaggtatagtttctaaaccaacagaaattccttcgtacaaacgttttggttgtcacaagtaataaaccccttaataaattgataaccgaagtatttaaacctcgggtcgtcttctcaaggaactgcagggaagtgtgttcttattattgattatgaagattataaattggggttgtgaagatgaggaacaagtaatttaaattgcaattaaaataggtaaaagactgtaaaataaataaataactgtaacgataaataaaaaggaatgttgaacctgatagaaagagataatcctgaaagcgaataaaatcctaaatctaaatcctaaaagagagaggagagaacctctccctcaaaactacatctaattcatgaatattaactaattggagactctcctctgaatgaatacattcccccacttcataacctctgatctatgccttctgaacttggaattgggccaaaaagggcttcagaaatcgctgggagcgttttctgtaatttctggtgcgtggcctctgtcatgcatccgcgtgggtcacgcggtcgcgtcgtctggagttttccttgccacgcggtcgcttcagtcatgcgcccgcgtcatatgcgtttcgcttaaggtgcacggtcgcgtcaatcatgcggtcgcgtcactgccatttcgcgctggcatgcggccgtgtcgtccatgcgatagtgtcgctgccagtttcttcaaaaactccattttatgctttccttccaattttgtatgtttcctttccatcctttaagtcattcctgccttagaagatttgaaattactcaacacacgaatcacggcatcgaatggaaataaagggtaatcaaaataattacttttaagcataggaaacatgtttttcacatacattacgtaataaggaagggaaagtaaaaccatgcaattaatatgaataagtgggtgaaggattgaataaatcactcaaattgagcacaaaatatatcataaaatatgggtttatcaacctccccacacttaacaatagaatgtcctcatgctaaatccaagataaagagtaaggtaaggttgaagtggtggaatctcatgcaatgcaatctataggtctttaattaaggttgtaatggggccaaggtaaaggtaagggtatatgtataaggctaagtgagctaataagtgaatcattgattagtctaagatctcacctaacatacatattttgtaaagcacagcttctttacctattttcccatatttttcccacttttgatgttacatgctcatatttcaattttttttatcccatgtgcattgctttatttttgcatttggggaattcttttgtattcccctttattcaaaaaaataaatatttttttaatgcacatggtaattcaattattttgatttcacatgagcatgcttcccaaaaattttttattttgaattattttattcttttcaactttctaccctttgtttttatcatccatgttcccaataggtttcccacacttaaacaattacacaacttctatcttaagctaaccaaggattcaacttgggatttttattttatttttctgcttaaggctagtaatgtggtttgtagaataagaggggatttaaaggctcaagggggctaacaagggtgatgtaaaaggtaggctaatttgggataagtgagctaaaatcaaacaatggcctcaatcactctcttggtatgtatttctattctataaccggacatatagattaaaacaaaataaagaacaccagaataaataagaagggcggaacacacaggaataaaatattatggtttaaatgtaaccatataattaagctcaaaactcacaggctatgtgttctctaactcaaaaatcatatatcagttatatatgtcatgcaagtaaaaattaagagttcccattattctcaatgtaaatcttaaggtggctttaaagttctagtgtttctccttgatgaaatgttgttaactaactaacatggaatactacatatacaaggtgtgtggattgtttctattatgttcaagtctctagtttacttccttttatattttcaatttaaactaagctatcttatgctaaaaagggtaaactatactaattaatccatattttctataactaataagttagaattgcaactaaactaaatggctaaaatatgaactaaaagtgcaacatgcagaaatagagtaaaaatacatgaaaatagtaatgtataagtactgagaaaataaaaataaaaataaagagaaaaatacagaaaaagaacaaaataaaataaaaagggtctgtagtggttcaccaaaaaaatacgccagagatggcgacctccccacacttaaaatgaagcatcgtccctgatgctcactcaagcagggtgtgaaaggatgtcatcactggaaggatgggtagctggggtctctgtggtggtggtctgaggatctacctgctgcagaggaggtgctgactgaatagggacctctgggtctgcagcctgaatctgatgcggggcctcctgatgtgaagcagcctgctctgtgcctgcctgctcagcctctctctgtgaatgggtctctgcctcgtgatcatccgcctcctcctcagatggttctgatggtgtgtcagactcggaggggatatcgccagatcgtatcatcagcttcaggtgctcatagcgtcacttgctgcgacgctcagctctctcatatcggcgccggttgcggcactccatctggtctagctgtcgaaacaggcggtgcactaggtgataaatcggctctgaggcaggtggaggtgcagtggtggtagcaggggtagctgtagaagaagaggggccggcagatggtgtggctgtctcatcagtaggagtgaagaatggaggtctgtagcccaaagccagaaagttcctgctgtgaggaatgattttcttgcattctgcagcaggtggcttctcataagcatcctcccaaggcacgtcagcttgaAGGCCAAgttgtgtaatcagatatggaaaggggagagtgcctcggacgtggattctggccatgtagtaccgaatgaagcgtggcaggtacaggtccttaccctccatcacacaccataggagggtgatcatagcggcaggtagctccgtctcgtgagtactcagcataataaagttgcttaggatctgatgccatagccgagcctcatcgttcaagtatgcccgcttgattcccttaggcatggtggtcttctgacccatgacccatggaacagtcgggtcaagggctatcctcgcCTTGACagtatcccaatcaaacttcatgaagcacATGTTCTCTTCAgccttctgataaccatctggctgatcggatttaggcaggaGTTTCAGAACATCCTATATGgcttcttcagtgaccagtatctgcttccctcttaagttcactgcatctagggaagttttgaagtaattgcagtaaaatttcCTTAcctaagatgcattgacctcagtcaggtttctctccaggaagaaccagcctctttgtttgatctaatcagaggtgtattgctggagttcttctgggatcttcagagtcctctccaggtacaggttcctggagtttgcaaacaccggatacttcagctcgcagtagcggtttgcaaacttaacgggattgacgttaggatttttgctagtaaagaattttataaaaacagacGCGTTGtggatatagtctctaaaccaacaaaaatcccttcgtacaaacgttttggttgtcacaagtaacaaacccctttgaaattgataaccgagtatttaaacctcgggttgtcttctcaaggaattgcagggaggtatgttcttattattagttatgaatcttgtaaattaggggttttagaaagtaagaaagcagtatgttgaatgataagaaaaataaaataataataataaaataaactcttggcaaggtatgaagaactggaagtcctatcctggttatccttatcaattgtaatgagaattagatttttctcccactttgttaacctctaactatgaaggtaagttaggtggatgaattaatttttattcctcaggtcctagtcttttcttgggaaaggctagagttattggaactcaaattaattcttgaagaattccaattttcagtcaacaatgagtttgataactcaagtgtctccaatgactcaaccaaagccaaaagggaagagaatctacttgaatgaaaataatttgaatacataaattaaagagagcaatcgtaattctgaaatacctcaattagcactaataaagatatcaaatgtaacatggaagagttcataaattaaattgagaaaagaaataaaaagaacattgaacctgggattgagagtcactcctaaaactaagagaaatcctaaatcctaatcctaagagaaaggagagaacctctctctctaaaaactacatctactcctaaaattgtgaatgtgaaagcttttttttcatgaatggatgcattcctccactttatagcctccaatctgtgctttctgggccgaaaactgggtcagaaacagcccaaaaatcgctggttgcgaaatctaccacgctggtttttcgtcactgcgatgtgtccgcgtggagcacgcattcgcgtcacctagctttagggcaactatggcatattatatatcaaatcgaagctccagacgttagctttccaacgcaactgaaaccgcatcgtttggacctttgtagctaaagttatagccgtttgagtgcgaagaggtcaggctggacagtttagcaatttctccaacttcttgtattccttccacttttgcatgctttctttccatcctctgagccattcctaccctgtaatctctgaaatcacttaacacacatatcaaggcatctaatggtgataagggaaaattaatttttggtaattaaaaggctcgggaagcaagtttccagttatagaataaaattaggaaggaaatataaaaacatgcaaatattatgaataagtgggtaaagagttgataaaatccactcaattgagcacaagataaaccatagcTACccg harbors:
- the LOC107622186 gene encoding fatty acyl-CoA reductase 2-like, translating into MELGSILHFVEDKTILITGATGFLAKILVEKILRVQPNVKKLFHSDKIKCMKCGGKFDRQERMMDLTIEIEGEMATLLESHFEFIGL